Proteins from a single region of Shinella zoogloeoides:
- a CDS encoding glutamate synthase subunit beta, whose protein sequence is MGKVTGFMEIDRQVMKYQPASDRIRHFREFTIPMSDPEVQKQAARCMDCGIPYCHGPTGCPVHNQIPDWNDLVYNGNWEEAIRNLHSTNNFPEFTGRVCPAPCEEACTLNLEDTPVSIKTVEQAIADKAYEMGYIVPQPATVKTGKKVAVIGSGPSGMAAAQQLARAGHEVHLYERESKAGGLLRYGIPDFKMEKNFIDRRVDQMRGEGVTFHYGVNVGVDKTMDAMLAEHDAVLYCGGSETPRDAGIPGVDFAGVHDAMPYLVQQNRRVGRENIDSVGWPSAPILAGGKHIVVVGGGDTASDCVGTAFRQGAVKVTQLDIRPQPPEKEDKLAVWPFWATKMRTSSSQAEGAVREFQVGTLEFVGDEDGVLTGVKCCQVDDRRKPIPGTEFIIKADLAFIAIGFRGPFTDSVLKDLGDRLTINTDKRGSSNVVANDRDYRTSVDKLWTAGDVRRGQSLVVWAIREGRQAARAIDEALMGATTLPR, encoded by the coding sequence GTGGGCAAGGTAACTGGTTTCATGGAAATCGACCGGCAGGTGATGAAGTATCAGCCGGCCTCCGACCGCATCCGCCATTTCCGCGAATTCACCATTCCGATGTCGGACCCCGAAGTGCAGAAGCAGGCCGCGCGCTGCATGGACTGCGGCATTCCCTATTGCCACGGTCCGACCGGGTGTCCGGTGCACAACCAGATTCCGGACTGGAACGACCTCGTTTATAACGGCAACTGGGAAGAGGCGATCCGCAACCTGCACTCGACCAACAACTTCCCGGAATTCACCGGCCGCGTCTGCCCCGCCCCGTGCGAGGAGGCCTGCACGCTGAACCTGGAAGACACCCCGGTCTCGATCAAGACCGTCGAGCAGGCGATTGCCGACAAGGCCTATGAGATGGGCTATATCGTGCCGCAGCCGGCGACGGTGAAGACCGGCAAGAAGGTCGCCGTCATCGGCTCGGGTCCTTCCGGCATGGCCGCTGCCCAGCAGCTCGCCCGCGCCGGCCATGAGGTCCATCTCTACGAGCGCGAATCCAAGGCCGGCGGCCTGCTGCGCTACGGTATCCCGGACTTCAAGATGGAGAAGAACTTCATCGACCGCCGCGTCGACCAGATGCGCGGCGAGGGCGTCACTTTCCACTACGGCGTCAATGTCGGCGTCGACAAGACGATGGATGCGATGCTCGCCGAGCACGATGCCGTGCTCTATTGCGGCGGCTCGGAAACCCCGCGCGATGCCGGCATTCCGGGCGTCGACTTCGCCGGCGTGCATGATGCCATGCCCTACCTCGTGCAGCAGAACCGCCGCGTCGGCCGCGAGAACATCGACAGCGTCGGCTGGCCCTCCGCGCCGATCCTTGCCGGCGGCAAGCATATCGTCGTCGTCGGCGGCGGCGATACCGCGTCGGACTGCGTCGGCACGGCGTTCCGCCAGGGCGCGGTGAAGGTCACCCAGCTCGACATCCGCCCGCAGCCGCCGGAAAAGGAAGACAAGCTCGCCGTCTGGCCCTTCTGGGCGACGAAGATGCGCACCTCCTCCTCGCAGGCCGAAGGCGCGGTGCGCGAGTTCCAGGTCGGCACGCTCGAATTCGTCGGCGACGAGGACGGCGTGCTGACGGGCGTGAAGTGCTGCCAGGTGGATGACCGCCGCAAGCCGATCCCCGGCACGGAGTTCATCATCAAGGCTGACCTCGCCTTCATCGCCATCGGCTTCCGCGGCCCCTTCACCGACAGCGTGCTGAAGGACCTCGGCGACCGCCTGACCATCAACACCGACAAGCGCGGCTCCTCCAACGTCGTCGCCAACGACCGCGACTACCGCACCTCGGTGGACAAGCTCTGGACGGCCGGCGACGTGCGCCGCGGCCAGTCGCTCGTCGTCTGGGCGATCCGCGAAGGCCGTCAGGCTGCACGCGCCATCGACGAGGCGCTGATGGGCGCGACGACGCTGCCGCGCTAG